Within Sebastes fasciatus isolate fSebFas1 chromosome 19, fSebFas1.pri, whole genome shotgun sequence, the genomic segment CACTAGTAGCATCTCCTAAAATCAATGACTATGTTTAGATTATATACCCATAATAGGCCCATTAGCTTCCTGATCATCAGGTTTAAAGACCAAACACCTTATTTATTTCAGAAAAAGATCATGGATGGCATTGAAAATGTGTGTGACCACCTGCCTGGGCCAGCCAGTGCCAAACTCTGCAAAGAAGAGGTGGAGAAGATGCTTCCAGTGGCCATCCACTTCATTGTTGGTGTTGTAGTAAGTTGCGTCCTCTGGGTTGTGTTTCTCAGAATAACATCAGGAGTAAAACAGTAATGGTGTGTTCTGTAGTCTTTGTTATCGGTGAGTTTCTGATGCTACTGAGAGGTCACATCTCTTTCTCTGTAGAAACCAGCAGAGGTCTGCAAACTCATTGGGCTCTGTGGCTCCTGTGACAAGCAGGAGAAGATGCTCAGCTACTTTGTCAAGGAGGCCCTTCAGGTTGCTGTGACAAGTGAAAATGTAGGTTAAGTATATGTTACAGGGACACATTTGAAGAATAGAATAATATGTGGAAAGACTCTTTGTGCTTTAACTGCctcttgtgtttgtgtcaaTCAGGTGAAGCCCACAACAGAATGTACCTTCTGCGTTTTTCTCATCAAGACTTTGGAGGACTTGCTGCCAAAAGAAAGGACTGAGGTGTGTTATGCAGTGAaagaacacacatgcacatgaacAAAACACAATTATCTCTTTGTCCCGCACACACCCACTGAAAACACGTGTAAGTAAACACTTAAATGCCTCCAGACAGCACTGATGCCTTTGGGCGACACAATGCACTGTCTCCCTTCTTACTTTTACAGGATGCCCTGATCAAGCTGCTGGAGgaaatttgtcacattttgcccCACACCTACCGAGATCAGTGCGTGGCCGTCATTGGCAAATTCAGCAAGCCGGTGCTGGATGCAATCCTGAGCTACGCCACCCCGCAGGCCATCTGCGCTCTCATGCACCTGTGTAAAGGGCAGGAGGCTCCTCTTGTAGGTCAGTCTGCCTCTCCTGCAGTGATGTGTGCAGGGTTTCATCTTCAAATGACTCACTTTGTCCATCCACCATGTCAAACCCAATGAAGAAAATTCTTCACTGCAACATTcaacttgtcatagcaggaagtTTGACAATTTAAAATGGGCACTGTGAAAAAGCTCTTTTCAGTTTACAAAttgtataaacataaaaaacacagataaaGAACACATTTTGTTCACATATTTTCAGAAGCTGGAACTAGCACATGTTTACTTAATAAAGGATGATTCATCAGTTATCAAAATGAATAGATTTTCCGTCTATCAACAAATTATCAATCAAATaaccctgttttttttgttcactcTCAGACCCATGCACTTTGACAACGTACAGGTGCAGAGACATGAAGACTGCCCTCAAATGTGGAGTAAGTagaactagagctgcaactaacaattattttcattgctgattatttcctcgattaatcgattagttgtttggtcgataaaatggtgaaacatgtcgaacagtgtttcccaaagctcaagatgacgtcctcaaatgtctcgttttgtccacaactcaaagatattcagtttactgtcatagaggagaaaagaaaccagaaaataatcacatttaattttgacttttttttttcttaaaaaactactcaaaccgattaatcgattatcaactAATAGTTTATTTTAGTTGATTTAATAGtcgacaactaatcgattcatcgtAGCAGCTCTATAAAAGACTATCAAGCTATACACTTGACACAGTCACTGAATACTAAGTTGTGATCACTTTGTCTACTCTGTGCAGACTATGTTTTACTGTCAGAAGTTTGCCTGGAAGCCTCTCAACGCACTTTAAAATGTTATGGTAAGTCGAATTTTATTTAAAGTTTGTGAGAATTTAAATCTGTGTTGTTAAAAATAGGCCAGAACACACAATGCCATATAAAATACTTCAAAATTTCTCTTTTCAGGGTGGGACTAAAAGTATGAGTCAACCTCGGTGCCCCCATGGATGACCCAGATCTTTCAACATCTAACTGCAAATATTTCTCTTACTGCTCGACACCTGTGGCATTCAGATACTGATTTGATATCTTGCTGCATTTTTTGGATTTTGCGTTATATTACACTGTCTGCGCTGAGTGGAGAAAACCAGGACTTACATAGCTTGACAAAATATCCTGGACAAAAGGATTGTTTGAACTTCAGGGGAAAAGGAGAAAAGGAATGAGATATGAGAGCTCAGCTATGggatcagaattttttttttaaatgtgattgaATGATTAGTATAAAACGAAAAGTTTTCACAAATAGTCTGTATACTTGATAAGAAATTTCTATTTTGAacaaattttctttttttaaattttttcactAGCTTCTATTCTATATATAAAGTTTTATGGCTTCATCGGCTTTTAAGTTTCTTCTTGTAATCTTTCACAACGGTCAGATGATCAGGAGAATTATCTGAATAAATTTCATTAAATAAACATCACTGGATTTCTTCTCTTCTGCGATTAAAGGAGCATTTGAACATTTCAGattcatctactgtatgtgaattTAATCTAATCTATCTAATACATTTCAGCACTCTGTATTTTGTAGGCAGCTCTTTTCACAGGTCTAAATCCTGACCCTTGTGATAGTAAAAGTACAACTTTAGTGAACTTTAGTATTTGCGGTTTCAAAGTAAAGGGAAGTGAATGTATTTTTACACAGTGTTAAGGTGTGTATAGGTATGTTGCTGCTGAATAGAAACTACTCACACGGTTTTGTGTCAATCTTATTTTGCCTGAGGAAGTGATCACATTTACATCTTCTACTTCTGCTTTCATGTTTTTCTTACAATactaacgcgttaatgcaaatttgttttaacgccactaatttctttaacacattaacgcaacttacattttttaagttgtaggggactcagttttaaagctagactggtatcatatgaaactacaaaacctaaggaatccatcagtaccatgCATGTCATACTATGTAGCTTGTtgtgaaagaggttaaataacgctccaaacttgtgctaaaaaactggaatggccattttcaaaggggtcccttgacctctgacctcaagatatgtgaatgaaaatcagttctatggttacccacgagtctcccctttacagacatgcctactttatgataatcacatgcagttttggcaagccatagtcaagtcagcacattgacagctgttgttgcctgttgggctgcagtttaccatgttatgatttgagcatatattttttatgctaaatgcagtacctgtgagggtttctggacaatatttgtcattgttctgtgttgttaatggatttccaataataaatgtatacatacatttgcataaagtaaggtGGGATTCAGTATGACCTTAACAAGGAATCACTTGAATCTGATTTCATGCGACAAAATAAATAGCCAAAATCACAGCCAATGAGCACAAGGAAGAgtgcagtttatttttttaaatggattgAAAGAGAAACTCAACAACAAATCAGACTCCTCAGTGTGAATTATTGGAGAGCGGGATTTTGCAACCCCGGGGTAGAAACTGGGGGGAGGATATTTGGGGGAAAGGGGCATTGCAGAAAATGAGCAAAAGGCACTTTTACACATTCAGCAACCACACTAACAGACTAACTTGTAATCATTTGAAAAATGATTTAACAGAGAAAAAATGCTCATCAACACCCCCCACAGGAGACCATGTAAACAGGCTGGTTTCTCTGTACAACACCAACCAATCATTTGTCTCGTCTGTGGATGAGCTAGAGGATGCGAacatattgtaaaaataaaaataaaaaaaatctttgggAGGTTGAGTTGTTTCATCTAGAATCTAGAAATGCTCTCAGCACCACTCTATTGGCTCCTATTTGAGGTTTCTCTGCAGTACACTCAAAGAACCACCAGGTGGTGTTACAGGAGCCAAACTAAGGATGagatatcattattatcatgaGTAGAAAACAATCTGTATTATATGTGAGGACATAGTGCCACCTAGCTACACGATGAGGACATTTTTAAACACACTAACTGCACACACAGCTCAGACCAAGTACCAACTGTGGATTTTAAAAAGGTGAATACCAACCTCCCTCAAGCTTACAGCTGGCTTAGCCTCATCTCTGCAACTGTATTGTGAAGATAGGAGAAGCATTCAAAGGCATATACTGTGTATTCACAACTTCTCTGGACCCCTCCGACTCATCTTTTCTCACTTTATCTGCATTTCTACACTAAACTCTCAACAAAACCGTCTTAAGAAAGGACAAGGAGAGGGGCAAATGTGACAAATCCGGGTTATTTCAAGTGTAcaaatcaggaaaaaaaaaaaaaatcagacttGTGTTGTGCCATCCATGACCCGTGGGGTATGGTGTAAagaatgtttttaaaaacaaataaataagttaaataaaaaGCTTCAGCTGCAACCTCAACATTCATTTTGTAACTACTGTACATTGAAAATAGAGGCCTTTTCCCACTTGTGGTAACTCTACGAACCAATGTGCTGTGCAAGTCCAGTGGAAGATTCAAAATCCACAAATATAACGGTAACACACTCTGATCCCACGCCCTCATGTGCGCAAAACTAACTCTGCTGAGAGGACGAGAGCAGTAATACCATGTCTTACATTCACTAAGCCGACTGTGTGCTGCCTCTTATCCCTTTGTCTTTGGCTCTACTCTTCAAGTTCTTCCATGCAAATccacctttcacagtgtgtgcaGGTTGAGACTGAAGGTGTCATGACCCTAGACATGTGCGACTGAGCGGAAAAcaattttaaagataaaaaaaaacaaaaaacaaaaaaaaacttgtggCACACATTATTCAGTTGTCCGTCTTTGATGGTCAAACTGTTAGGTCCCACAATAGTCAAACGGCATTCTATACATTAAAGTACGATGACGGCAGCCCCTGCCCTGAGGCAACTGAGCTGGGTTTCTCTGTAGCTACACCCAGGGTCACTCtcaggaaggggggggggggaaatgtaCCTCGCCTTATCTTGGTCAGTAGAAAATTTACACATTTAACATTATTTGGAACATTCACATGAGATTTAaaccaacaaaataaattacagaaAAAAGGGAGTGATTTCATGGCGCAGCCCAACATAACCACAACATAACCACAGCTTCTGACTTCTCTGTAAAACGTCAGGAAAAGAATGGCCTGAAGGGACAGCACaaatcaaggcctatggaaaggaggctgggtcacgggcaaACATGGGTCtcggggtatggggtataacacgtGCGCGGTGTAACTGAAGCTACgttcgtgcgttgcgattggctcaattttggcgactgcaggccagattttactgcgcatgtgttaaaccCCCAAAGATGTGACGCgttgacgcgtgacccagcctcctttctataggccttggcACAAATAAGGAAATGAGCAGATTTTATATCAAATTGACAAGTGTAGGACCCCCATTTGTGCCATCAAAATTTCAAAAACAGACAGGGTGAGGGTGTTTTTGCGATGCTAAACTGCCATTAACCCAACAAAGCTTGGTGAAATGGGAAATGGCATGCCAACCACCAACCACTGATCACTTAAACAACTGTGAGATTATGAATTTAAATACTGAGAAATGTCTTACAAAACACCATCAGTACTGGTAAATATCCATAGGGTCGTTTTGGAAATCTGCTATAAATATGGTTTAAATATACACTGCAGAGATTGAATTTAATCCTCTCTTAACTAGCA encodes:
- the sftpba gene encoding surfactant protein Ba, translated to MASLKIALLLFVCLEGYALTSAFNVDGLQNVPDGLRATGDVCQDCTQIFELLADLLSNADLQKKIMDGIENVCDHLPGPASAKLCKEEVEKMLPVAIHFIVGVVKPAEVCKLIGLCGSCDKQEKMLSYFVKEALQVAVTSENVKPTTECTFCVFLIKTLEDLLPKERTEDALIKLLEEICHILPHTYRDQCVAVIGKFSKPVLDAILSYATPQAICALMHLCKGQEAPLVDPCTLTTYRCRDMKTALKCGTMFYCQKFAWKPLNAL